A single genomic interval of Bacillota bacterium harbors:
- a CDS encoding CpsD/CapB family tyrosine-protein kinase: protein MNLYLVSHRHPKSPAAEAFRTLRTSLAFASPEPVRTLLVTSAAPEEGKSTIVSNLAVALAQAGKRVLVVDADLRKPQQHRIFDVPNHRGLTNILVGEAEVADVLRATPVPGVDLVSSGPIPPNPAELLDSERARSLWPALAAQYDCVLIDSPPLVAVADSVILSTQVEGVLVVVRAGVTRIDLLRESRALLEKAGARVLGAILNEVRHAPRDYRYYYYYHSEQKRRASEEE from the coding sequence GTGAACCTCTATCTCGTCAGTCACCGTCATCCCAAGTCGCCCGCAGCGGAGGCCTTCCGCACCCTGCGCACGAGTCTCGCCTTTGCCTCGCCCGAGCCCGTGCGCACCCTGCTGGTGACCAGCGCGGCGCCCGAGGAGGGCAAGAGCACCATCGTCAGCAACCTGGCCGTGGCCCTGGCCCAGGCGGGCAAGCGGGTGCTGGTGGTCGACGCCGACCTGCGCAAGCCCCAGCAGCACCGCATCTTTGACGTGCCCAACCACCGGGGGCTCACCAACATCCTGGTGGGAGAAGCCGAGGTAGCCGACGTGCTGAGGGCTACGCCGGTGCCGGGCGTGGATCTGGTCAGCTCCGGCCCCATCCCTCCCAACCCGGCGGAACTGCTCGACTCGGAGCGGGCCCGTTCCTTGTGGCCCGCCCTGGCGGCACAGTACGATTGTGTGCTCATAGACTCCCCTCCCCTGGTGGCGGTGGCGGACAGCGTCATCCTCAGCACGCAGGTGGAGGGGGTGCTGGTGGTGGTGAGGGCGGGCGTCACGCGTATCGATCTCCTGCGGGAGTCCCGGGCCCTGCTGGAGAAGGCGGGGGCGCGGGTGCTGGGAGCCATCCTCAACGAGGTGCGCCACGCCCCGCGTGACTACCGCTATTACTACTACTACCACAGCGAGCAGAAGCGCCGGGCTTCCGAGGAGGAGTAG